Proteins encoded within one genomic window of Amycolatopsis nigrescens CSC17Ta-90:
- a CDS encoding serine/threonine-protein kinase, with protein MGQETEPRFDLDAVAGLGDGQPRRERPSTVGDRYLLKERIGTGGSATVYRATDTATGAEVAVKLFHSGAAQSGERRYAQEIRILSELQHPGLVALHDAGTENERAFLVTQLVIGETLAARIQCGALSAAETAELATPLAEALAYVHSTGVTHRDLKPANVLLGADGPKLSDFGIARAFDTTRMTESGVVLGTAAYMAPEQVNGGEIGPPADIYAFGLVLLECLTGRREYPGTLLESALARLHRKPVLPTGLPAPFADLLRRMTSIDPAKRPSSTEVAASLHALREAGAPTRALTTPPTPVPRIGKRRSRLLLALGAPLALLALGAVALFGSGGEPPAPGPAPAAPVPTSPAGTPAAPQSPAPPATGLVVHQLPPTSATSGVELPPAAPSTSAEPPGKSEKQEKKKQAKESRKAERQDKRDG; from the coding sequence ATGGGGCAGGAGACCGAGCCCCGGTTCGATCTCGACGCCGTGGCCGGTTTGGGGGACGGGCAGCCGCGCCGGGAACGGCCGAGCACCGTCGGCGACCGCTACCTGCTCAAGGAGCGGATCGGCACCGGTGGCAGCGCCACGGTCTACCGCGCGACCGACACCGCGACCGGTGCCGAAGTCGCCGTGAAACTGTTCCACTCCGGCGCGGCGCAGAGCGGCGAGCGCAGGTACGCGCAGGAAATCCGCATCCTCAGCGAGCTGCAGCATCCCGGGCTGGTCGCACTGCACGACGCCGGCACCGAGAACGAGCGGGCGTTCCTGGTGACGCAGTTGGTCATCGGGGAGACACTGGCGGCCCGGATCCAGTGCGGTGCGCTTTCCGCGGCGGAGACCGCCGAACTGGCCACCCCGCTGGCGGAAGCGCTGGCCTACGTCCATTCCACCGGCGTGACGCATCGCGATCTCAAGCCGGCCAATGTGCTGCTCGGCGCGGACGGCCCGAAGCTGAGCGACTTCGGCATCGCGCGGGCCTTCGACACCACCAGGATGACCGAAAGCGGGGTGGTGCTCGGCACCGCCGCGTACATGGCTCCCGAGCAGGTCAACGGCGGGGAGATCGGGCCGCCCGCCGACATCTACGCCTTCGGTCTCGTCCTGCTGGAATGCCTCACCGGCCGCCGCGAGTATCCCGGCACGCTGCTCGAATCGGCGCTGGCCAGGCTGCACCGGAAACCGGTGCTGCCCACCGGGCTTCCCGCGCCGTTCGCCGACCTGCTCCGTCGGATGACCAGTATCGACCCCGCGAAACGGCCCAGTAGCACGGAAGTGGCCGCGTCGCTGCACGCACTGCGCGAGGCCGGCGCGCCAACGCGCGCGCTGACCACGCCGCCCACTCCGGTGCCGCGTATCGGGAAGCGGCGGTCGCGCCTGCTGCTGGCGCTCGGTGCGCCGCTGGCACTGCTCGCGCTTGGCGCCGTCGCGCTGTTCGGTTCGGGCGGCGAACCACCCGCGCCCGGCCCGGCGCCGGCCGCGCCGGTGCCCACCTCCCCGGCGGGCACGCCCGCGGCGCCGCAGTCCCCCGCGCCGCCCGCCACCGGGCTGGTGGTGCACCAGCTGCCGCCCACCTCGGCCACTTCCGGCGTCGAGCTACCGCCGGCAGCACCGTCGACGAGCGCCGAACCTCCGGGGAAAAGCGAAAAGCAGGAGAAGAAGAAACAGGCCAAGGAGTCCCGCAAGGCGGAGCGGCAGGACAAGCGCGACGGCTGA
- a CDS encoding winged helix-turn-helix domain-containing protein, whose translation MEGSALPPQCGDLYEDWVRAPISRADLDARLTALRARVDEHKVPQLDDRGVLQFGAQSITISATQTELLELFVTQFGKVVAREALRTRLSEANQSSPTRNSLDLHIMRLRRRILPLNLSIRTVWGRGYVLECCGAHTRS comes from the coding sequence GTGGAGGGGAGCGCGTTACCGCCGCAGTGCGGTGACCTGTACGAAGACTGGGTCCGGGCACCGATTTCGCGGGCCGACCTGGACGCCAGGCTGACCGCGTTGCGCGCGCGGGTGGACGAGCACAAGGTGCCCCAGCTCGACGATCGGGGGGTACTGCAGTTCGGCGCGCAGTCGATCACCATTTCCGCCACCCAGACCGAGCTGCTGGAACTGTTCGTCACCCAGTTCGGCAAGGTGGTGGCCAGGGAGGCGTTGCGCACCAGGCTCAGCGAGGCCAACCAGAGCTCGCCGACCAGGAACTCGCTCGACCTGCACATAATGCGGCTGCGCCGGCGGATACTGCCGCTGAACCTGTCGATCAGGACGGTATGGGGGCGCGGCTACGTGCTGGAGTGCTGCGGCGCGCACACCCGTTCCTGA
- a CDS encoding AfsR/SARP family transcriptional regulator, with product MLGATELDGAPVGPRQVRTVLAVLLSKANQPVPMETLIDELWPDRPPQSYPAVLQGRISALRKLLCPDLPARSAEHVLRTRHGCYLLDVDPRQFDATEFIRLTEDGRDAAEAGEYLEADHLLRTGLALWRGSALQDTGRGPLLSGYAGGLEERRLAALEQGFGVDIALGRLPEAITGLTELLNRDPSQENIAALLVDALVKVGRRTDAKAVFDSTRSALAGLGAAPGARLRWAQTLLDPVPKARPLLMPEAPARPAQLPPRLPDFVGRAELLDRIRAELTGPYNRLVLLSGPGGVGKSTLAVRAAHLVRREFDGGQVAADLTAEPGQPAEVLRRFLLALGVDEESVPVGFLERQQLWRSRTADARVLVLLDGARDEAQVRALLPGGSGCAVLVTARRRMLGLAGAVTIGVGAFTGQEAHELLTRIVGADRVAGAPAAAETLLGHCAGLPLAVRIVGAKLGARPHETIDELATRIGAGRSRLAELRAGDLDVRATIGLSYAECGPQPRRALRLLAALGLPAVSRAMISRLLESAGQDTANTEKTDSPEKAADTEDAGRDAAEALVEAQLLQVRGRDAFDQVRYQPHDLIAEFARERAELEETPRTLDRALRGMLDFALDGAGSAAAKSSLALWSGEEAENVVALLYAALRRGWWTRAWTLADTFGAICETRPGLRSAHSATVLGLVAARWAGDSRSAAVSLRRLGNLHWHQARAGTALRYFRAAANRFTALGDEAELGHTLVLKSDVLAETGRAAEAREILTEALTLAEKSGDHQLHGVALDQFGCVFSDAGEFDSADRCFLGALRLAREFGDERSAVSAIKRRADLLRRQGRYDQSGTLLHEALVITRRLGDPHWEAHVLRSLGETQRYTGYLEDAGANLRRSLELFTEHGHRHAVAYSLRGLADLHAQLRAYEPAAEALARCRTLFESLGDRRGQAYTLRSLGALHVRTGRLADAEQALTDALAISEALSLRWFARDVARALNQVRNSLRAE from the coding sequence GTGCTGGGTGCGACAGAGCTCGACGGGGCACCGGTGGGACCAAGACAGGTCCGCACCGTGCTGGCGGTACTGCTGAGCAAGGCGAACCAGCCGGTGCCGATGGAGACGCTGATCGACGAGCTCTGGCCGGACCGCCCACCGCAGTCGTACCCTGCCGTGCTGCAGGGCCGGATCTCGGCGCTGCGCAAGCTGCTCTGCCCGGACCTGCCCGCCAGGTCCGCCGAGCACGTGCTCCGCACCAGGCACGGTTGCTACCTGCTGGACGTGGACCCGCGGCAGTTCGACGCGACCGAGTTCATCCGGCTCACCGAGGACGGCCGGGACGCGGCCGAGGCCGGCGAGTACCTCGAGGCCGACCACCTGCTTCGCACCGGGCTGGCACTCTGGCGCGGTTCGGCGCTGCAGGACACCGGACGCGGCCCGCTGCTCAGCGGTTACGCCGGTGGGCTGGAGGAACGCCGGCTGGCCGCGCTGGAGCAGGGCTTCGGCGTGGACATCGCGCTGGGCAGGCTGCCCGAGGCGATCACCGGCCTGACCGAGCTGCTCAACCGGGACCCGAGCCAGGAGAACATCGCCGCCCTGCTGGTCGACGCGCTGGTCAAGGTGGGCAGGCGAACCGACGCCAAAGCCGTTTTCGACAGCACCCGCAGCGCGCTGGCCGGCCTCGGCGCGGCACCGGGCGCACGGCTGCGCTGGGCGCAGACGCTGCTCGACCCGGTGCCGAAGGCGCGGCCGCTGCTGATGCCGGAGGCGCCGGCCCGGCCGGCGCAGCTGCCGCCGCGGCTGCCCGATTTCGTCGGCAGGGCAGAGCTGCTGGACCGGATCCGCGCCGAGCTGACCGGGCCGTACAACCGGCTGGTGCTGCTCAGCGGGCCGGGCGGGGTCGGCAAGAGCACCCTCGCGGTGCGGGCCGCGCACCTGGTCCGGCGCGAGTTCGACGGCGGGCAGGTGGCCGCCGACCTCACCGCCGAGCCGGGGCAGCCGGCCGAGGTGCTGCGCCGGTTCCTGCTCGCGCTGGGGGTGGACGAGGAGTCGGTCCCGGTCGGTTTCCTGGAACGGCAGCAGCTGTGGCGCAGCCGGACCGCGGACGCGCGGGTGCTGGTGCTGCTGGACGGTGCGCGGGACGAGGCGCAGGTGCGGGCGCTGCTGCCGGGCGGGTCCGGCTGCGCGGTGCTGGTCACCGCCCGGCGCCGGATGCTCGGCCTCGCCGGCGCGGTCACCATCGGGGTCGGTGCGTTCACCGGCCAGGAGGCGCACGAGCTGCTCACCAGGATCGTCGGCGCGGACCGGGTCGCCGGCGCGCCGGCCGCGGCCGAGACGCTGCTCGGTCACTGCGCCGGGCTGCCGCTGGCGGTGCGCATAGTCGGCGCCAAGCTGGGCGCCCGCCCGCACGAGACCATCGACGAGCTGGCCACCAGGATCGGCGCCGGCCGGTCGAGGCTGGCCGAGCTGCGCGCGGGGGACCTGGACGTCCGGGCCACCATCGGGCTGAGCTACGCGGAGTGCGGGCCCCAGCCGCGGCGGGCGCTGCGGCTGCTGGCCGCGCTCGGGCTGCCCGCGGTGTCCCGCGCCATGATCTCCCGGCTGCTCGAATCCGCCGGCCAGGACACAGCGAACACCGAAAAGACCGACAGTCCGGAAAAGGCCGCTGACACCGAGGACGCCGGGCGTGACGCCGCCGAGGCGCTGGTCGAGGCGCAGCTGCTGCAGGTGCGCGGCCGGGACGCCTTCGACCAGGTGCGCTACCAGCCGCACGACCTGATCGCCGAGTTCGCCAGGGAACGGGCCGAGCTGGAGGAGACCCCGCGGACCCTGGACCGGGCGCTGCGCGGCATGCTCGATTTCGCGCTGGACGGCGCGGGTTCGGCGGCCGCGAAGTCGAGCCTGGCGCTGTGGTCGGGGGAGGAGGCGGAGAACGTCGTCGCGCTGCTCTACGCGGCACTGCGGCGGGGCTGGTGGACCCGGGCCTGGACGCTGGCTGACACCTTCGGCGCGATCTGCGAGACGCGGCCGGGGCTGCGGTCCGCGCACAGCGCGACCGTGCTGGGGCTGGTCGCGGCGAGGTGGGCCGGTGACTCGCGCTCGGCGGCGGTCAGCCTGCGCCGGCTCGGCAACCTGCACTGGCATCAGGCCAGGGCGGGTACCGCGCTGCGGTATTTCCGCGCGGCCGCGAACCGGTTCACCGCACTCGGCGACGAGGCCGAGCTGGGCCACACCCTGGTGCTGAAGTCCGATGTGCTGGCCGAGACCGGCCGGGCCGCCGAAGCCAGGGAGATCCTGACCGAAGCCCTTACGCTGGCGGAGAAGTCGGGAGACCACCAGCTGCACGGGGTGGCACTGGACCAGTTCGGTTGCGTGTTCTCCGACGCGGGCGAATTCGATTCCGCGGACCGGTGTTTCCTCGGCGCGCTCCGGCTCGCCCGCGAGTTCGGCGACGAGCGGTCGGCGGTGAGCGCGATCAAACGTCGGGCGGATCTGCTGCGCCGGCAGGGCAGGTACGACCAGTCCGGCACCCTGCTGCACGAGGCGCTGGTCATCACGCGCCGCCTCGGGGATCCGCACTGGGAGGCGCACGTGCTGCGCAGCCTCGGGGAAACGCAGCGCTACACCGGTTATCTCGAGGACGCGGGGGCGAACCTGCGCCGGTCGCTGGAGTTGTTCACCGAGCACGGTCACCGGCACGCGGTGGCCTATTCGCTGCGCGGCCTCGCCGATCTGCACGCGCAACTGCGCGCGTACGAACCGGCGGCGGAGGCGCTGGCCCGTTGCCGCACCTTGTTCGAGTCGCTCGGTGACCGGCGCGGCCAGGCTTACACCCTGCGCAGTCTCGGCGCCCTGCACGTTCGCACCGGGCGTCTCGCGGACGCGGAACAGGCTTTGACCGACGCATTGGCGATTTCCGAAGCGCTTTCCCTGCGCTGGTTCGCCCGCGATGTGGCCAGGGCGCTGAACCAGGTTCGGAATTCGCTGCGCGCGGAATGA
- a CDS encoding anti-sigma factor antagonist (This anti-anti-sigma factor, or anti-sigma factor antagonist, belongs to a family that includes characterized members SpoIIAA, RsbV, RsfA, and RsfB.), translating to MVRKRRMGAVRVVEFRGDIDQATAPVVCQAVAEELLTGSRALVLDLTMVGFLGCAGLTVLVETAEQTRRYGSRLSLVSTRREVLRPLLATNLRDRFRIRPSLSRALQDFE from the coding sequence GTGGTCAGGAAGCGTCGAATGGGCGCGGTCAGAGTGGTTGAGTTCCGCGGAGATATCGATCAGGCCACCGCGCCGGTCGTGTGCCAAGCGGTGGCCGAAGAACTGCTGACCGGTTCGCGGGCACTGGTACTTGACCTGACCATGGTTGGTTTTCTCGGCTGTGCCGGGCTTACCGTGCTGGTGGAGACCGCCGAACAGACCCGGCGGTACGGCTCGCGGCTGAGCCTGGTGTCCACCCGTCGCGAAGTTCTGCGCCCGCTGCTGGCCACCAACCTGCGCGATCGGTTCCGCATCCGGCCCTCACTGAGCCGCGCACTACAGGATTTCGAGTAA
- the soxR gene encoding redox-sensitive transcriptional activator SoxR, with amino-acid sequence MEELKWDQSQLTVGQLADRSGVAVSALHFYERQELIVSTRTAGNQRRYSRDTLRRVALIRIAQRVGIPLADVREVLAKLPEGRTPNRQDWQRLSRHWQEELNQRIRYLERLRDDFTECVGCGCLSISRCVLANPYDSLGQEGPGPRRILEG; translated from the coding sequence ATGGAAGAACTGAAGTGGGACCAGTCCCAGCTCACCGTCGGGCAGCTGGCCGACCGCAGCGGGGTGGCCGTTTCGGCGCTGCATTTCTACGAGCGGCAGGAGCTGATCGTCAGCACCCGCACGGCCGGCAACCAGCGCCGCTACAGCCGCGACACGCTGCGCCGGGTCGCGCTGATCCGGATCGCCCAGCGGGTCGGCATCCCGCTGGCCGACGTGCGCGAGGTGCTGGCGAAACTGCCGGAGGGCCGCACGCCGAACCGGCAGGACTGGCAGCGCCTTTCCCGGCATTGGCAGGAGGAACTCAACCAGCGCATTCGGTATCTGGAGCGGTTGCGCGACGACTTCACCGAATGCGTCGGCTGCGGTTGCCTTTCGATCAGCCGATGCGTGCTGGCCAACCCCTACGACAGCCTCGGCCAGGAAGGGCCAGGACCCCGCCGCATACTCGAAGGCTGA
- a CDS encoding response regulator produces MIRVLVADDQALLRGSFRALVDASPGLCTVGEAENGAEAVELTRTHRPDLVLMDVRMPELDGIEATRRICAASETRVLILTMFDLDSYVYAALRAGASGFLLKDTRPAELLAAIRVVAAGEGLLAPSVTRRLITEFARRPDGGRRAPAKLDGVTAREREVLVLVARGLSNSEIAARLQVSTGTVKTHVSHLLGKLRARERAQLVIAAYESGLIVAGDER; encoded by the coding sequence GTGATCCGGGTACTGGTCGCGGACGACCAGGCCCTGCTGCGCGGCAGTTTCCGGGCGCTGGTCGACGCGTCGCCGGGGCTGTGCACCGTCGGGGAGGCGGAGAACGGCGCGGAGGCCGTGGAACTCACCCGGACGCACCGGCCGGATCTGGTGCTGATGGATGTGCGGATGCCGGAGCTGGACGGGATCGAGGCCACCCGGCGGATCTGCGCGGCGAGCGAGACCAGGGTGCTCATCCTGACCATGTTCGACCTGGATTCCTACGTGTACGCCGCGCTGCGCGCCGGTGCCAGCGGTTTCCTGCTCAAGGACACCAGGCCGGCCGAGCTGCTGGCCGCGATCCGGGTGGTCGCGGCCGGCGAAGGGCTGCTCGCGCCCAGCGTCACCCGGCGGCTGATCACCGAGTTCGCCCGGCGCCCGGATGGCGGACGGCGGGCTCCGGCGAAGCTGGACGGCGTGACCGCGCGGGAACGGGAAGTGCTCGTGCTGGTCGCCCGCGGACTGTCCAATTCGGAGATCGCCGCGCGGCTACAGGTGAGCACCGGGACGGTGAAGACGCATGTGAGCCACCTGCTCGGCAAGCTGCGCGCGCGGGAACGGGCGCAGCTGGTGATCGCCGCCTACGAGTCGGGGCTGATCGTCGCCGGAGACGAGCGCTGA
- a CDS encoding sensor histidine kinase, whose amino-acid sequence MPDPELRPLFVRRLGPGRLLALDALAAVLYTTVLLTLLLADGKKPSWWECLIVAGIGLPVAVRRRWPLPVFAVVFGLSLLSLSLRLVTESFLAAGFALYLVALTGRRPHWEPTLAIAVLSGFVVLAGGLGTPRPGIDSQFGFYLFGVAVLGGAWTVGRAVRERRTYAAHTAAQLADQAVTEERLRIARELHDVVAHSMGLIAVRAGVTNHLHDVRPVQARDALELIENTSRDALTEMRHLLGVLRAENGPEPTAELGPVPGLAGLPELAGRAAMAGVRVELRTDGVPRLPEGVELSAYRIVQEALTNVIKHAAPAQCLVAVDGRGGELRIEVTDDGPGARMLPARPGGHGLIGVRERVAMYGGEFAAGPRPEGGFRLFTRLPYGEPA is encoded by the coding sequence GTGCCCGATCCCGAACTGCGCCCGCTCTTCGTCCGGCGGCTGGGGCCCGGCCGCCTGCTCGCGCTCGACGCGCTGGCCGCGGTGCTCTACACGACCGTGCTGCTCACCCTGCTGCTCGCCGACGGCAAAAAGCCGTCCTGGTGGGAATGCCTGATCGTGGCCGGGATCGGGTTGCCGGTGGCGGTGCGCAGGCGCTGGCCGTTGCCGGTCTTCGCGGTGGTGTTCGGCCTGTCGCTGCTCTCGCTTTCGCTGCGGCTGGTCACCGAGTCCTTCCTCGCCGCCGGGTTCGCGCTCTACCTGGTCGCGCTCACCGGCAGGCGGCCGCACTGGGAACCCACCCTGGCGATCGCCGTGCTCAGCGGATTCGTGGTGCTCGCCGGCGGACTCGGTACACCAAGGCCCGGCATCGACTCGCAGTTCGGCTTCTACTTGTTCGGGGTCGCCGTGCTCGGCGGCGCCTGGACGGTCGGACGTGCCGTCCGCGAACGCCGCACGTATGCCGCGCACACCGCCGCGCAGCTCGCCGACCAGGCCGTCACCGAGGAACGCCTGCGCATCGCCCGCGAACTGCACGACGTGGTGGCGCACAGCATGGGCCTGATCGCGGTACGGGCCGGGGTGACCAACCACCTGCACGACGTGCGGCCGGTCCAGGCGCGGGACGCGCTGGAGCTGATCGAGAACACCAGCCGGGACGCACTCACCGAGATGCGGCACCTGCTCGGCGTGCTGCGGGCGGAGAACGGCCCCGAGCCCACTGCCGAACTCGGCCCGGTGCCCGGCCTGGCCGGACTGCCGGAGCTGGCGGGCCGGGCCGCGATGGCCGGGGTGCGGGTGGAGCTGCGCACGGACGGGGTGCCCCGGCTGCCGGAAGGGGTGGAGCTTTCCGCCTACCGGATCGTGCAGGAGGCGCTGACCAACGTGATCAAGCACGCCGCACCGGCGCAGTGCCTGGTGGCGGTGGACGGGCGCGGCGGCGAACTGCGGATCGAGGTGACCGACGACGGCCCCGGCGCCCGGATGCTGCCGGCGCGTCCCGGCGGGCACGGGCTGATCGGCGTCCGGGAGCGGGTCGCGATGTACGGCGGCGAGTTCGCCGCCGGGCCGCGCCCGGAAGGCGGGTTCCGGCTGTTCACCCGGCTGCCGTACGGGGAGCCCGCGTGA
- a CDS encoding alpha/beta fold hydrolase yields the protein MTARRSSWRRAITAGLSLAVAAGVVVAGAPAATAVPTVPTVPAGLTEFYGQQPAWTPCEPSGPLANLQCAALTVPMNYRQPGAERISVTISKLPAKDPAKRRGVLLLNPGGPGGSGIGLPNFFADRPIAQAYDLIGFDPRGVGRSTPLNCEAPPAIEGLSSRPDDAEFALWTADARAGEDGCERAAGGLRPFVNTPNTARDMDVMRGVLGEKKINYLGFSYGTYLGAVFGSLFPKSLDRNVLDSAVSPDWIWREQFKQQALAHRSNVDLLVGWLGERDGTYGLGKSAGEVFANSEALAAKLAVRPVTDPEYGEVDRTIYDVLLGSAARYRPLWDSAGEVIKRLSDAADGVIAPDSPEMVDAGKAARALYALAVPSTISGVFQTVTCEADWPKDLQIYYSDMRLYRERYPYGGGISRAAPNGCTFRSFTPPDRVTDLKRGYPTGLVIQADGDTQTQYDGGPAMAAKLRDHLISVPDDGTHGLYVSNTCVQALVDRYLVDGVLPGTTTTCAGDPRPDVPPDSAGASASARGSNNSTLQERIAKFAKNKQLDKVTF from the coding sequence ATGACAGCAAGAAGATCCAGTTGGCGGCGCGCCATCACGGCCGGGCTGAGCCTGGCCGTTGCCGCCGGGGTGGTGGTGGCCGGTGCCCCGGCCGCCACCGCAGTGCCCACAGTGCCCACAGTGCCCGCTGGGCTGACCGAGTTCTACGGGCAGCAGCCGGCGTGGACACCGTGCGAGCCCTCCGGGCCGCTCGCCAACCTGCAATGCGCCGCGCTGACCGTGCCGATGAACTACCGGCAGCCCGGCGCCGAACGGATATCGGTCACCATCAGCAAACTGCCCGCGAAGGACCCGGCGAAGCGGCGCGGAGTGCTGCTGCTCAACCCCGGCGGCCCCGGCGGCTCCGGGATCGGCCTGCCGAACTTCTTCGCGGACAGGCCGATCGCGCAGGCCTACGACCTGATCGGGTTCGATCCGCGCGGCGTCGGCCGGTCGACCCCGCTCAACTGCGAGGCCCCGCCGGCGATCGAGGGGCTGTCCAGCCGCCCCGACGACGCGGAGTTCGCGCTCTGGACCGCGGACGCGCGGGCGGGCGAGGACGGCTGCGAGCGGGCCGCCGGCGGCCTGCGCCCGTTCGTCAACACCCCCAACACCGCGCGCGACATGGACGTGATGCGCGGCGTGCTGGGCGAAAAGAAAATCAACTATCTCGGCTTCTCCTACGGCACCTACCTCGGCGCGGTCTTCGGCAGCCTGTTCCCGAAGAGCCTGGACCGGAACGTGCTGGACTCCGCGGTCAGCCCGGACTGGATCTGGCGCGAGCAGTTCAAGCAGCAGGCACTGGCCCATCGGTCCAATGTGGACCTGCTGGTCGGCTGGCTCGGCGAGCGCGACGGTACCTACGGGCTCGGGAAGTCGGCGGGCGAGGTGTTCGCCAACAGCGAGGCGCTGGCCGCGAAGCTCGCGGTGCGGCCGGTCACCGACCCGGAGTACGGCGAGGTCGACCGGACCATCTACGACGTGCTGCTCGGCAGCGCGGCGAGGTACCGCCCGCTGTGGGACTCCGCCGGTGAGGTGATCAAGCGGCTGTCGGACGCGGCGGACGGGGTCATCGCGCCGGACTCGCCGGAGATGGTGGACGCCGGCAAGGCGGCCCGCGCGCTGTACGCGCTGGCCGTGCCGTCGACCATCAGCGGCGTCTTCCAGACCGTCACCTGTGAGGCCGACTGGCCGAAGGATCTGCAGATCTACTACAGCGACATGCGACTGTACCGCGAGCGGTACCCGTACGGCGGTGGTATCTCCCGTGCCGCGCCGAACGGCTGCACCTTCCGCAGCTTCACCCCGCCGGACCGGGTCACCGACCTCAAGCGCGGCTACCCGACCGGACTGGTGATCCAGGCCGACGGGGACACCCAGACCCAGTACGACGGCGGGCCGGCGATGGCCGCCAAGCTCCGCGACCACCTGATCTCGGTCCCCGACGACGGCACGCACGGGCTCTACGTCAGCAACACCTGCGTGCAGGCGCTGGTGGACCGCTACCTGGTGGACGGCGTGCTGCCGGGCACCACGACCACCTGTGCCGGCGACCCCCGGCCGGACGTGCCGCCGGACTCAGCCGGGGCGTCCGCGTCCGCACGCGGGAGCAATAACTCCACTTTGCAGGAACGGATCGCGAAGTTCGCGAAGAACAAGCAACTTGACAAAGTAACCTTCTAA
- a CDS encoding 1-phosphofructokinase family hexose kinase, which yields MDKQVMVFAPSPELTVTVEDRDGEADIHLHAGGQGVWQSRMIASLGVPVVLCAAFGGETGRVLRSLLTAGGIELIDQDVTARNGGYVHDRRGDSGRQPVAGMPGDALSRHELDELYETTLLRGLASETAVLSGTWHPRPVPADVYRRLAGDLTANGCRVIADLSGERLDAALEGGLHLVKVSHEEMLEDRRADGEEPAELIEGMWRLREHGAAAVVVSRASAPALALFDDTVWEVHGPELHTVDTRGAGDSMTGAMAAALTQGAELPDAIRLGAAAGALNVTRHGLGSSSGEGAAELVDRVELRRHQPKRKGHP from the coding sequence ATGGACAAACAGGTCATGGTGTTCGCGCCCTCGCCAGAACTCACCGTCACCGTGGAGGACCGCGACGGTGAAGCCGACATCCACCTGCACGCGGGCGGCCAGGGAGTCTGGCAGTCCAGGATGATCGCCTCGCTCGGGGTGCCCGTGGTGCTCTGCGCGGCGTTCGGCGGCGAGACTGGCCGGGTGCTGCGCAGCCTGCTGACCGCCGGCGGCATCGAGCTGATCGACCAGGACGTGACCGCGCGCAACGGCGGCTACGTGCACGACCGGCGCGGCGACTCCGGACGGCAGCCGGTGGCCGGAATGCCGGGGGACGCGTTGTCCCGGCACGAGCTGGACGAGCTCTACGAGACCACCCTGCTGCGCGGGCTGGCCAGCGAGACCGCGGTGCTGAGCGGCACCTGGCATCCGCGGCCGGTGCCCGCCGACGTGTACCGCAGGCTGGCGGGCGACCTCACCGCGAACGGCTGCCGGGTGATCGCCGACCTTTCCGGCGAACGCCTCGACGCCGCCCTCGAAGGCGGCCTGCACCTGGTCAAGGTCAGTCACGAGGAGATGCTCGAAGACCGGCGGGCGGACGGCGAAGAGCCGGCCGAGTTGATCGAGGGCATGTGGCGGCTGCGCGAGCACGGCGCCGCCGCGGTGGTGGTGTCCAGGGCATCGGCCCCCGCGCTGGCCCTTTTCGACGATACGGTCTGGGAGGTACACGGCCCCGAACTGCACACCGTGGACACCCGGGGCGCCGGCGACTCGATGACGGGTGCGATGGCCGCGGCACTCACCCAGGGTGCGGAGCTGCCGGACGCGATCCGGCTCGGCGCGGCCGCCGGCGCGCTGAACGTGACCAGGCACGGGCTGGGGTCCAGTAGCGGCGAAGGCGCCGCCGAGCTCGTCGACCGGGTCGAGCTGCGCCGTCACCAGCCGAAGCGGAAGGGACATCCATGA